One part of the Ictidomys tridecemlineatus isolate mIctTri1 chromosome 13, mIctTri1.hap1, whole genome shotgun sequence genome encodes these proteins:
- the Esco1 gene encoding N-acetyltransferase ESCO1 isoform X1, with amino-acid sequence MMSIQEKSKENSSKVIKESEDKHLKIEIQGSQNNLAKQSGSKETIKSLVKSPKESKLNQPELGTRMSTRSAKAASSDNKSMLTVKGQSQESTKKKLCQKRIAHETPKANEQLNRRSQRLQQLTECSTRSLRSREIHGRVQAVKQSLPPTRKEHCNNIQSKSNKFKTSQKHVKRKVMEIKSDCKEDANSVVDEVINSPKGKKRKVEHQTTCSSQYIQGSEKCLQKSTRKEEIKPVPVTSETKRSKVAASVICKKSEMKSVHTQVNTSTKSQKSQQPSVPEQSVDNELEQAGKSKRGSILQLCEEIAGEIESDTVEVKKESSQVESIKEEKTTEVKLEESDTERQILHQKETNQDVQCNRFFPSRKTKPVKCILNGINSATKKNSNWTKIKLSKFNSVQQNKLDSQIPKLGLLQTSFSPPVLEMHHVVTQSAFLGTKPHDKNVTCGQEKMKEIKSEEVKINDITGEINKTTKRAIENCQLDNPIKSPDPLLDNQMKLSFETIPEKNFSLCVESKLESSPVENTTAVSTLLSQAKIDGGENKFPGSAPKQHSILNNQTSKNSDNREIPPNHSWHKCNSHLEITIPKDLKLKETEKADEKQLVIDAGQKRFGAMSCNVCGMLYTASNPEDETQHLLFHNQFISAVKYVGWKKERILAEYPDGRIIMVLPEDPKYALKKVDEIREMVDNDLGFQQAPLMCYSRTKTLLFISNDKKVVGCLIAEHIQWGYRVIEEKLPVTKSEEEKVRFERQKAWCCSTLPEPAICGISRIWVFSMMRRKKIASRMIECLRSNFIYGSYLSKEEIAFSDPTPDGKLFATQYCGTGQFLVYNFINGQNTT; translated from the exons ATGATGTCCATTCaggagaaatcaaaagaaaattcctCCAAAGTTATTAAAGAAAGTGAagacaagcatttaaaaatagaaattcaaggTTCTCAAAACAATCTAGCAAAACAGTCAGGTTCAAAGGAAACTATAAAGTCACTGGTTAAATCTCCAAAGGAAAGTAAGCTAAATCAGCCTGAATTGGGAACCCGCATGAGTACAAGGTCAGCAAAGGCAGCCTCCTCtgataataaaagtatgttaacTGTGAAGGGGCAGTCACaagaatctacaaaaaaaaaattatgtcagaaAAGAATAGCACATGAAACCCCTAAAGCAAATGAGCAGCTTAACCGGAGATCACAAAGACTACAACAGTTAACTGAGTGTTCAACAAGGTCTTTGCGTAGTAGAGAGATTCATGGTCGAGTTCAAGCAGTTAAACAGAGTTTGCCACCAACAAGAAAAGAGCACTGTAACAATATTCAAAGTAAatctaataaatttaaaacaagtcAAAAGCATGTGAAAAGAAAAGTAATGGAAATAAAGTCTGATTGTAAGGAGGATGCAAATTCAGTGGTTGATGAGGTAATAAAttccccaaaaggaaaaaaacgCAAAGTAGAGCATCAGACTACTTGTAGCTCTCAGTACATACAAGGATCTGAAAAGTGTCTTCAGAAGTctactagaaaagaagaaataaaacctgTGCCTGTAACTTCTGAGACAAAAAGATCAAAAGTGGCTGCTTCAGTGATATGTAAAAAGAGTGAAATGAAGTCAGTTCATACACAAGTGAATACTAGCACAAAATCCCAAAAAAGTCAACAGCCATCAGTGCCTGAACAAAGTGTAGATAATGAGTTGGAGCAAGCAGGAAAGAGCAAACGAGGTAGCATTCTCCAGCTCTGTGAAGAAATTGCTGGTGAAATTGAATCAGATACTGTAGAGGTAAAAAAGGAATCTTCACAAGTGGAAAGTATAAAGGAGGAGAAAACTACAGAAGTAAAATTGGAAGAGTCTGATACTGAAAGACAAATACttcatcaaaaggaaacaaatcaGGATGTGCAGTGTAATCGTTTCTTTCCTAGTAGAAAAACAAAGCCTGTGAAATGTATACTAAATGGAATTAACAGCGCAACTAAGAAGAACTCCAACTGGACTAAAATTAAACTCTCAAAATTTAACTCTGTGCAGCAAAATAAATTGGACTCTCAAATCCCTAAATTGGGTTTATTACAAACCAGCTTTTCACCACCAGTTTTAGAAATGCATCATGTAGTGACTCAAAGTGCATTTTTAGGGACCAAGCCACATGATAAAAATGTAACTTGTggacaggaaaaaatgaaagaaattaaatctgAAGAAGTTAAAATTAACGATATTACAGGTgaaattaataaaacaacaaaaagggctATTGAAAATTGTCAGTTGGATAATCCGATAAAATCTCCTGACCCACTATTGGATAATCAGATGAAACTTTCTTTTGAGACAATACCAGAGAAG AATTTCAGCTTATGTGTGGAATCCAAACTGGAAAGCAGTCCAGTAGAAAATACCACTGCTGTTTCAACTCTGCTCAGTCAAGCAAAAATTGATGGAGGAGAGAATAAATTTCCAG GCTCAGCTCCCAAACAACACAGTATACTCAATAATCAAACATCTAAGAACAGTGATAACAG ggagataCCACCAAATCATTCTTGGCATAAGTGTAATTCCCATTTGGAGATAACAATTCCAAAGGACTTGAaactgaaagaaacagaaaaagctgaTGAAAAACAGTTGGTTATA GATGCAGGACAAAAAAGATTTGGAGCAATGTCCTGTAATGTTTGTGGAATGCTTTACACAGCTTCAAATCCAGAAGATGAAACTCAGCATCTGCTTTTCCACAACCAATTTATAAGTGCTGTAAAATATGTG ggctggaaaaaagaaagaattctggcTGAATACCCTGATGGCAGGATAATAATGGTTCTTCCTGAAGACCCAAAATATGCCCTGAAAAAG GTTGACGAGATTAGAGAAATGGTTGATAATGACTTAGGTTTCCAACAGGCTCCATTAATGTGCTATTCCAGAACTAAAACACTTCTCtttatttcaaatgataaaaaagTAGTTGGCTGCCTAATTGCAGAACATATCCAGTGG GGCTACAGAGTTATAGAAGAGAAACTTCCAGTTACCaagtcagaagaagaaaaagtcagaTTTGAAAGGCAGAAAGCCTGGTGCTGCTCAACATTGCCAGAGCCTGCAATATGTGGGATCAGTCGAATATGGGTGTTCAGCATGATGCGGCGGAAGAAAATAGCTTCTCGCATGATTGAATGCCTAAG gagtaACTTTATATATGGCTCATATTTGAGTAAAGAAGAAATTGCTTTCTCAGATCCCACTCCTGATGGAAAATTGTTTGCAACACAGTACTGTGGCACTGGTCAATTTCtggtatataattttattaatggaCAGAATACTACTTAA
- the Esco1 gene encoding N-acetyltransferase ESCO1 isoform X2, which produces MMSIQEKSKENSSKVIKESEDKHLKIEIQGSQNNLAKQSGSKETIKSLVKSPKESKLNQPELGTRMSTRSAKAASSDNKSMLTVKGQSQESTKKKLCQKRIAHETPKANEQLNRRSQRLQQLTECSTRSLRSREIHGRVQAVKQSLPPTRKEHCNNIQSKSNKFKTSQKHVKRKVMEIKSDCKEDANSVVDEVINSPKGKKRKVEHQTTCSSQYIQGSEKCLQKSTRKEEIKPVPVTSETKRSKVAASVICKKSEMKSVHTQVNTSTKSQKSQQPSVPEQSVDNELEQAGKSKRGSILQLCEEIAGEIESDTVEVKKESSQVESIKEEKTTEVKLEESDTERQILHQKETNQDVQCNRFFPSRKTKPVKCILNGINSATKKNSNWTKIKLSKFNSVQQNKLDSQIPKLGLLQTSFSPPVLEMHHVVTQSAFLGTKPHDKNVTCGQEKMKEIKSEEVKINDITGEINKTTKRAIENCQLDNPIKSPDPLLDNQMKLSFETIPEKNFSLCVESKLESSPVENTTAVSTLLSQAKIDGGENKFPGSAPKQHSILNNQTSKNSDNREIPPNHSWHKCNSHLEITIPKDLKLKETEKADEKQLVIDAGQKRFGAMSCNVCGMLYTASNPEDETQHLLFHNQFISAVKYVGWKKERILAEYPDGRIIMVLPEDPKYALKKDRTQGLTRARQALYH; this is translated from the exons ATGATGTCCATTCaggagaaatcaaaagaaaattcctCCAAAGTTATTAAAGAAAGTGAagacaagcatttaaaaatagaaattcaaggTTCTCAAAACAATCTAGCAAAACAGTCAGGTTCAAAGGAAACTATAAAGTCACTGGTTAAATCTCCAAAGGAAAGTAAGCTAAATCAGCCTGAATTGGGAACCCGCATGAGTACAAGGTCAGCAAAGGCAGCCTCCTCtgataataaaagtatgttaacTGTGAAGGGGCAGTCACaagaatctacaaaaaaaaaattatgtcagaaAAGAATAGCACATGAAACCCCTAAAGCAAATGAGCAGCTTAACCGGAGATCACAAAGACTACAACAGTTAACTGAGTGTTCAACAAGGTCTTTGCGTAGTAGAGAGATTCATGGTCGAGTTCAAGCAGTTAAACAGAGTTTGCCACCAACAAGAAAAGAGCACTGTAACAATATTCAAAGTAAatctaataaatttaaaacaagtcAAAAGCATGTGAAAAGAAAAGTAATGGAAATAAAGTCTGATTGTAAGGAGGATGCAAATTCAGTGGTTGATGAGGTAATAAAttccccaaaaggaaaaaaacgCAAAGTAGAGCATCAGACTACTTGTAGCTCTCAGTACATACAAGGATCTGAAAAGTGTCTTCAGAAGTctactagaaaagaagaaataaaacctgTGCCTGTAACTTCTGAGACAAAAAGATCAAAAGTGGCTGCTTCAGTGATATGTAAAAAGAGTGAAATGAAGTCAGTTCATACACAAGTGAATACTAGCACAAAATCCCAAAAAAGTCAACAGCCATCAGTGCCTGAACAAAGTGTAGATAATGAGTTGGAGCAAGCAGGAAAGAGCAAACGAGGTAGCATTCTCCAGCTCTGTGAAGAAATTGCTGGTGAAATTGAATCAGATACTGTAGAGGTAAAAAAGGAATCTTCACAAGTGGAAAGTATAAAGGAGGAGAAAACTACAGAAGTAAAATTGGAAGAGTCTGATACTGAAAGACAAATACttcatcaaaaggaaacaaatcaGGATGTGCAGTGTAATCGTTTCTTTCCTAGTAGAAAAACAAAGCCTGTGAAATGTATACTAAATGGAATTAACAGCGCAACTAAGAAGAACTCCAACTGGACTAAAATTAAACTCTCAAAATTTAACTCTGTGCAGCAAAATAAATTGGACTCTCAAATCCCTAAATTGGGTTTATTACAAACCAGCTTTTCACCACCAGTTTTAGAAATGCATCATGTAGTGACTCAAAGTGCATTTTTAGGGACCAAGCCACATGATAAAAATGTAACTTGTggacaggaaaaaatgaaagaaattaaatctgAAGAAGTTAAAATTAACGATATTACAGGTgaaattaataaaacaacaaaaagggctATTGAAAATTGTCAGTTGGATAATCCGATAAAATCTCCTGACCCACTATTGGATAATCAGATGAAACTTTCTTTTGAGACAATACCAGAGAAG AATTTCAGCTTATGTGTGGAATCCAAACTGGAAAGCAGTCCAGTAGAAAATACCACTGCTGTTTCAACTCTGCTCAGTCAAGCAAAAATTGATGGAGGAGAGAATAAATTTCCAG GCTCAGCTCCCAAACAACACAGTATACTCAATAATCAAACATCTAAGAACAGTGATAACAG ggagataCCACCAAATCATTCTTGGCATAAGTGTAATTCCCATTTGGAGATAACAATTCCAAAGGACTTGAaactgaaagaaacagaaaaagctgaTGAAAAACAGTTGGTTATA GATGCAGGACAAAAAAGATTTGGAGCAATGTCCTGTAATGTTTGTGGAATGCTTTACACAGCTTCAAATCCAGAAGATGAAACTCAGCATCTGCTTTTCCACAACCAATTTATAAGTGCTGTAAAATATGTG ggctggaaaaaagaaagaattctggcTGAATACCCTGATGGCAGGATAATAATGGTTCTTCCTGAAGACCCAAAATATGCCCTGAAAAAG gatcgaactcagggcctcacacgtgctaggcaagcgctctaccactga
- the Esco1 gene encoding N-acetyltransferase ESCO1 isoform X3, translating to MMSIQEKSKENSSKVIKESEDKHLKIEIQGSQNNLAKQSGSKETIKSLVKSPKESKLNQPELGTRMSTRSAKAASSDNKSMLTVKGQSQESTKKKLCQKRIAHETPKANEQLNRRSQRLQQLTECSTRSLRSREIHGRVQAVKQSLPPTRKEHCNNIQSKSNKFKTSQKHVKRKVMEIKSDCKEDANSVVDEVINSPKGKKRKVEHQTTCSSQYIQGSEKCLQKSTRKEEIKPVPVTSETKRSKVAASVICKKSEMKSVHTQVNTSTKSQKSQQPSVPEQSVDNELEQAGKSKRGSILQLCEEIAGEIESDTVEVKKESSQVESIKEEKTTEVKLEESDTERQILHQKETNQDVQCNRFFPSRKTKPVKCILNGINSATKKNSNWTKIKLSKFNSVQQNKLDSQIPKLGLLQTSFSPPVLEMHHVVTQSAFLGTKPHDKNVTCGQEKMKEIKSEEVKINDITGEINKTTKRAIENCQLDNPIKSPDPLLDNQMKLSFETIPEKNFSLCVESKLESSPVENTTAVSTLLSQAKIDGGENKFPGSAPKQHSILNNQTSKNSDNREIPPNHSWHKCNSHLEITIPKDLKLKETEKADEKQLVIDAGQKRFGAMSCNVCGMLYTASNPEDETQHLLFHNQFISAVKYVGWKKERILAEYPDGRIIMVLPEDPKYALKK from the exons ATGATGTCCATTCaggagaaatcaaaagaaaattcctCCAAAGTTATTAAAGAAAGTGAagacaagcatttaaaaatagaaattcaaggTTCTCAAAACAATCTAGCAAAACAGTCAGGTTCAAAGGAAACTATAAAGTCACTGGTTAAATCTCCAAAGGAAAGTAAGCTAAATCAGCCTGAATTGGGAACCCGCATGAGTACAAGGTCAGCAAAGGCAGCCTCCTCtgataataaaagtatgttaacTGTGAAGGGGCAGTCACaagaatctacaaaaaaaaaattatgtcagaaAAGAATAGCACATGAAACCCCTAAAGCAAATGAGCAGCTTAACCGGAGATCACAAAGACTACAACAGTTAACTGAGTGTTCAACAAGGTCTTTGCGTAGTAGAGAGATTCATGGTCGAGTTCAAGCAGTTAAACAGAGTTTGCCACCAACAAGAAAAGAGCACTGTAACAATATTCAAAGTAAatctaataaatttaaaacaagtcAAAAGCATGTGAAAAGAAAAGTAATGGAAATAAAGTCTGATTGTAAGGAGGATGCAAATTCAGTGGTTGATGAGGTAATAAAttccccaaaaggaaaaaaacgCAAAGTAGAGCATCAGACTACTTGTAGCTCTCAGTACATACAAGGATCTGAAAAGTGTCTTCAGAAGTctactagaaaagaagaaataaaacctgTGCCTGTAACTTCTGAGACAAAAAGATCAAAAGTGGCTGCTTCAGTGATATGTAAAAAGAGTGAAATGAAGTCAGTTCATACACAAGTGAATACTAGCACAAAATCCCAAAAAAGTCAACAGCCATCAGTGCCTGAACAAAGTGTAGATAATGAGTTGGAGCAAGCAGGAAAGAGCAAACGAGGTAGCATTCTCCAGCTCTGTGAAGAAATTGCTGGTGAAATTGAATCAGATACTGTAGAGGTAAAAAAGGAATCTTCACAAGTGGAAAGTATAAAGGAGGAGAAAACTACAGAAGTAAAATTGGAAGAGTCTGATACTGAAAGACAAATACttcatcaaaaggaaacaaatcaGGATGTGCAGTGTAATCGTTTCTTTCCTAGTAGAAAAACAAAGCCTGTGAAATGTATACTAAATGGAATTAACAGCGCAACTAAGAAGAACTCCAACTGGACTAAAATTAAACTCTCAAAATTTAACTCTGTGCAGCAAAATAAATTGGACTCTCAAATCCCTAAATTGGGTTTATTACAAACCAGCTTTTCACCACCAGTTTTAGAAATGCATCATGTAGTGACTCAAAGTGCATTTTTAGGGACCAAGCCACATGATAAAAATGTAACTTGTggacaggaaaaaatgaaagaaattaaatctgAAGAAGTTAAAATTAACGATATTACAGGTgaaattaataaaacaacaaaaagggctATTGAAAATTGTCAGTTGGATAATCCGATAAAATCTCCTGACCCACTATTGGATAATCAGATGAAACTTTCTTTTGAGACAATACCAGAGAAG AATTTCAGCTTATGTGTGGAATCCAAACTGGAAAGCAGTCCAGTAGAAAATACCACTGCTGTTTCAACTCTGCTCAGTCAAGCAAAAATTGATGGAGGAGAGAATAAATTTCCAG GCTCAGCTCCCAAACAACACAGTATACTCAATAATCAAACATCTAAGAACAGTGATAACAG ggagataCCACCAAATCATTCTTGGCATAAGTGTAATTCCCATTTGGAGATAACAATTCCAAAGGACTTGAaactgaaagaaacagaaaaagctgaTGAAAAACAGTTGGTTATA GATGCAGGACAAAAAAGATTTGGAGCAATGTCCTGTAATGTTTGTGGAATGCTTTACACAGCTTCAAATCCAGAAGATGAAACTCAGCATCTGCTTTTCCACAACCAATTTATAAGTGCTGTAAAATATGTG ggctggaaaaaagaaagaattctggcTGAATACCCTGATGGCAGGATAATAATGGTTCTTCCTGAAGACCCAAAATATGCCCTGAAAAAG TAG